A genomic window from Lactobacillus sp. ESL0677 includes:
- a CDS encoding FGGY family carbohydrate kinase yields MNSNRKKRIYEISGLPISAHYSASKISWLLQYDETILNPTDQFIWLCIPDYLVFKLTGNLATENTVASRTLCLNVKTGNWSDEIKRIFEISNVSFPPIFRAGEKLGMVTGKVASLFDNECVVTIAGHDHMCGASGIELKDDELLDSTGTTEAIMALTISPDTTLEAQRMGITNGIYTDGKHNTRFSVIPSAGSTIAWFMKVFRIDESKLHKLLKRAQDAYDHHEIFESQVLVIPHFKGSGAPNKSSLSKGLIYGLTTETSLEELIFGLFLGLTCEYYIMYSTIFEKNKYHKIKVIGPATQDNLWLQLKADLFGMEVDNIAVDQAVSQGAYSVATGNYLQNDTVRYIPTDDNAKKSYLLDVMLKKYQKIYHNKVKCNF; encoded by the coding sequence ATTAACAGCAATAGAAAAAAACGTATATATGAAATTAGTGGTCTGCCAATAAGTGCACATTATTCAGCTAGTAAAATTTCTTGGTTACTTCAATATGATGAGACAATATTAAATCCTACTGACCAATTTATTTGGTTATGTATTCCAGATTACTTGGTCTTTAAGCTTACAGGTAATTTGGCAACAGAGAATACTGTTGCTAGTCGTACACTTTGCTTAAATGTCAAAACAGGAAATTGGTCAGATGAAATAAAGAGAATCTTTGAGATTTCTAATGTTTCCTTTCCGCCAATTTTTCGAGCTGGTGAAAAATTAGGCATGGTTACTGGAAAAGTGGCTTCACTTTTTGATAATGAATGTGTGGTAACTATCGCAGGACATGATCACATGTGTGGTGCGAGTGGTATCGAACTTAAGGATGATGAATTGCTTGATTCGACAGGTACAACTGAGGCTATTATGGCTTTAACTATAAGTCCAGATACTACTTTAGAAGCACAGAGAATGGGTATTACTAATGGAATTTATACTGATGGCAAACATAATACTAGATTTTCAGTTATTCCTTCAGCTGGTTCAACCATTGCGTGGTTTATGAAAGTTTTCAGGATAGATGAAAGCAAACTACATAAATTGCTTAAGAGGGCCCAAGACGCTTATGATCATCATGAAATCTTTGAGTCACAAGTTTTGGTAATTCCTCACTTTAAAGGAAGTGGTGCACCAAATAAATCATCTTTAAGTAAAGGACTAATTTATGGCTTAACTACAGAAACATCCTTGGAAGAGTTGATTTTTGGGCTCTTTTTAGGATTAACATGTGAATACTATATAATGTATTCTACAATTTTTGAAAAAAATAAATATCATAAAATTAAAGTAATTGGTCCTGCGACGCAAGATAACTTGTGGTTACAGTTAAAAGCAGATTTATTTGGAATGGAAGTTGATAATATAGCAGTTGACCAGGCAGTATCACAAGGAGCGTATTCAGTGGCAACAGGTAACTATTTACAAAATGATACAGTAAGATATATTCCTACTGATGATAATGCTAAAAAAAGCTATTTGTTAGATGTTATGCTTAAAAAATATCAAAAAATTTACCATAATAAAGTTAAATGTAATTTTTAA
- a CDS encoding FAD-binding protein: MIVNKNTYYDASYDVVVLGFGGAGATAARFAADNGAKVLIVDSAPEGREGGNTRYAAELVGYSSDEADYRNYYEHLAQYFEIDPEIENTVVDGITHMKEYFKKYLGVANPVSYKTILGLPDDAVIADHPDLPGAKSYDMITLKPGIFNASLWNVLRQNVLDRSDQIDVWYSSPVKHLLQLPNKKIVGAQIERDHVLLNIYAKNGVVLTTGGIENNPQKVQDYIGSNKLVPLGTLYNKGKGIDLAHEAGADMWHMSMYAAGGMQQAFAFYEPGMKRAPFYMGNPIFYTGSIFTVGDDGTRYFKEDQGAREGYVENHGSWYKPLNPIHPYFVFDQKQYDKISKIDTFPDNKALNSVIKGDTVAELAEKMGVTVEKLQQTIDEFNLFAENQYDYAFHRAPETLTAFDKTGPYYAVPLVQTIGWSEAGPRRNARAEILDPDHKPIPHLYGAGELGSNMSNLYQGGSDLGDCLIFGKIAGQNAAHPKDDGNCGGLCVDNEQDTPLPPKLSEALTSDIKKEDYPVGPNQYIGKSNQGMGDEIVVRVTTSNGKDLENIEVLKQAESNDYGLKAVKELPQKMVQENSVDVDAISGASNTSRGLKDAVKDALSKAK, from the coding sequence ATGATTGTAAATAAAAATACATATTATGACGCAAGCTACGATGTGGTTGTTTTAGGCTTTGGTGGTGCTGGTGCCACTGCCGCAAGGTTTGCTGCAGATAACGGCGCTAAAGTTTTAATTGTTGATTCAGCTCCAGAGGGTCGTGAAGGTGGTAACACTAGATATGCCGCTGAACTTGTTGGTTATAGCAGTGATGAAGCTGATTATCGTAACTACTACGAGCATTTAGCACAATATTTTGAAATTGATCCAGAAATTGAAAATACGGTAGTAGATGGTATTACTCACATGAAAGAATATTTCAAGAAATATTTAGGTGTGGCTAATCCAGTAAGTTATAAGACCATTTTAGGACTTCCAGATGATGCTGTAATTGCTGACCATCCTGATCTTCCAGGTGCTAAGAGCTATGATATGATTACTTTAAAGCCAGGAATTTTTAATGCTTCATTATGGAATGTATTAAGACAAAATGTTTTAGACCGTAGTGATCAAATTGATGTTTGGTACTCTTCACCTGTTAAGCATTTATTGCAATTACCAAACAAAAAGATTGTTGGTGCGCAAATTGAACGTGATCATGTTCTACTAAATATTTATGCTAAAAATGGTGTTGTACTAACAACCGGTGGGATTGAAAACAATCCGCAAAAGGTACAAGACTATATCGGTTCTAATAAGTTAGTTCCATTGGGAACTTTGTACAATAAAGGTAAAGGAATTGACCTAGCTCATGAAGCTGGTGCAGATATGTGGCATATGTCAATGTACGCAGCTGGTGGGATGCAACAAGCATTTGCATTTTATGAACCAGGAATGAAGCGCGCACCATTTTACATGGGCAACCCCATTTTCTATACTGGCAGTATCTTTACTGTGGGTGATGACGGTACGCGTTACTTTAAAGAAGATCAAGGGGCACGTGAAGGTTATGTTGAAAATCACGGTTCATGGTATAAGCCATTAAATCCAATTCACCCGTACTTTGTCTTTGACCAAAAGCAATACGATAAGATTAGCAAGATTGACACGTTCCCTGATAATAAAGCTCTTAATTCGGTTATTAAAGGTGATACCGTAGCTGAATTGGCAGAAAAAATGGGCGTAACTGTTGAAAAATTACAGCAGACAATTGACGAATTTAACTTGTTTGCAGAAAATCAATATGATTATGCTTTTCATCGTGCTCCAGAAACTTTAACTGCATTTGACAAGACAGGCCCATATTACGCAGTTCCACTTGTACAAACAATTGGTTGGTCAGAAGCCGGTCCAAGAAGAAATGCCCGGGCAGAAATTCTTGATCCTGACCATAAGCCAATTCCACACTTATATGGTGCAGGTGAGTTGGGCAGTAACATGTCTAACTTATATCAAGGCGGTTCTGACCTTGGTGATTGCTTAATCTTTGGTAAAATTGCTGGTCAAAATGCGGCTCATCCAAAGGATGATGGCAATTGTGGCGGACTTTGTGTTGATAATGAGCAAGATACACCGCTGCCACCTAAGCTATCAGAAGCCCTAACTTCTGATATAAAAAAGGAAGATTATCCAGTAGGCCCTAACCAATATATTGGTAAGTCAAATCAAGGTATGGGCGATGAGATTGTTGTCCGAGTTACCACTTCTAATGGAAAAGATTTAGAAAACATTGAAGTCTTGAAGCAAGCCGAATCGAATGATTATGGTTTAAAGGCGGTTAAAGAATTACCACAAAAAATGGTTCAAGAAAATTCTGTTGATGTTGATGCAATTTCAGGGGCCTCTAATACCAGTCGCGGCTTAAAAGATGCCGTCAAAGATGCATTAAGCAAGGCCAAATAA
- a CDS encoding FGGY family carbohydrate kinase: protein MQTNNCLTIDVGTTNTKVTLWSKYTKVLKKFETPKNIHGNQVDFNLPKLWQNLLTNLKNFNKTELSKVKSISIASVGESGILLDKKTKQEAGHCIAWFDERSEVILNKLTAIEKNVYMKLVVCQ from the coding sequence GTGCAAACGAATAATTGCTTAACTATTGATGTAGGCACCACTAACACTAAGGTTACTTTATGGTCTAAATATACAAAAGTGTTGAAGAAATTTGAAACGCCTAAAAATATACATGGTAATCAAGTTGACTTTAATTTACCAAAGTTGTGGCAGAACCTATTAACTAATTTAAAAAACTTTAATAAAACTGAATTGAGTAAGGTAAAAAGTATATCAATTGCAAGCGTTGGTGAGTCAGGAATATTACTCGATAAGAAAACTAAACAGGAAGCTGGACATTGTATTGCATGGTTTGATGAACGATCCGAAGTGATTTTAAATAAATTAACAGCAATAGAAAAAAACGTATATATGAAATTAGTGGTCTGCCAATAA
- a CDS encoding PTS sugar transporter subunit IIB, whose translation MKMANREKNILFVCATGIATSTVATEKTLNYLKEKGINVTYTQTNIASLPRMADPKNVDLIVATTQVPFDVEIPVVHALSLVTGIGAEKTLEKIYNYVK comes from the coding sequence ATAAAAATGGCTAATCGAGAAAAAAATATTCTTTTTGTATGTGCCACTGGAATAGCAACTTCGACAGTTGCAACGGAAAAAACATTAAATTATCTAAAAGAAAAGGGGATTAATGTCACTTATACACAGACCAATATTGCTTCGCTACCAAGAATGGCTGATCCTAAAAATGTGGACTTAATTGTTGCAACTACTCAGGTACCATTTGATGTGGAAATACCTGTTGTTCACGCTTTATCACTAGTTACAGGGATAGGCGCTGAAAAAACTCTAGAAAAAATTTACAATTATGTAAAATAA
- a CDS encoding PRD domain-containing protein, translating to MKNSPRVHELICFLLESNNFITAEEISKKLDVSKKTVYRLVKDINEDSDGPLVISQRGRGFKVNYQFYIQLSSHSDIIDNSMTNISPVERRNRIIKQLLLVSPQGIKESEVFDKYFISLNVRLNDKRIIKSILKEYEIILISKNGYIAAKGSEVNIRHALTELIDDREIIDLNQFLKSSDFSQKYDVRFALREIDKIESVLQTSLPYPYNVNLFSHLYILIIRLRKSSSLSVESFIKDQKSIKLYPKIYQISQQVVKDISGYLNMEVPEKETEYIFEYLISSRFENDVSVVKVSRLVSNVTQKLIAIVSKKMDFDFSFIQLRLEKHIQPLVNRLTRNIHINNNLLEQIKMEYKNLFLIIFAASKKVFAKYGLNNIDENEIGYITLYFAQALEENPLTLKIIIMCATGIGTSELLRIKVKKAFPNLDILDVTSSNNYKYDFSKVDLLISTVKVSDKIKIPKVIVSALFTKKDQRIVQEKIDQLMKAK from the coding sequence ATGAAGAATTCTCCAAGAGTTCATGAGTTAATTTGTTTCCTTTTAGAGAGTAATAATTTTATTACTGCAGAAGAAATTTCAAAAAAGTTAGATGTCTCTAAAAAAACAGTTTATCGACTGGTGAAAGATATTAATGAAGATAGTGATGGCCCCTTGGTTATATCTCAAAGAGGTAGAGGGTTCAAAGTTAATTATCAATTTTATATTCAGCTTAGTTCACATTCGGATATTATCGATAATTCAATGACTAATATTTCTCCAGTTGAACGGAGAAATAGGATTATCAAACAACTTTTACTAGTTTCACCACAAGGTATTAAAGAAAGTGAGGTTTTTGACAAATATTTTATAAGTTTAAACGTTCGCTTAAATGATAAACGAATAATAAAGTCAATTCTTAAAGAATATGAAATAATTTTAATTTCGAAAAATGGATATATTGCTGCTAAAGGTTCAGAAGTAAATATTCGACATGCGTTAACAGAACTGATAGATGATAGAGAAATAATAGATTTAAATCAATTTCTTAAAAGTTCGGATTTTAGTCAAAAGTATGATGTGAGATTTGCTTTGAGGGAAATCGATAAAATTGAAAGTGTATTACAAACTTCATTGCCGTATCCTTACAATGTTAATTTGTTTTCACATCTCTACATCTTGATTATCAGATTACGTAAATCAAGTTCTCTTTCAGTTGAATCGTTTATTAAAGATCAAAAAAGCATTAAGCTATATCCTAAAATTTATCAAATTAGTCAACAAGTAGTAAAAGATATCAGTGGTTATTTGAATATGGAAGTTCCTGAAAAAGAAACTGAGTATATTTTTGAGTATTTAATTTCATCGAGGTTTGAAAATGATGTCTCAGTCGTGAAAGTTTCTCGGCTTGTCTCAAATGTTACTCAGAAACTAATAGCAATTGTGTCTAAGAAAATGGATTTTGACTTTAGTTTTATTCAATTAAGACTAGAAAAGCACATTCAGCCATTAGTTAATAGATTAACGCGGAACATTCACATTAATAATAACTTGTTAGAGCAGATCAAAATGGAATATAAAAATTTATTTCTGATTATTTTTGCAGCTTCAAAGAAAGTATTTGCTAAATATGGATTAAATAATATTGATGAAAATGAGATTGGTTATATAACTTTATATTTTGCACAAGCACTTGAAGAAAATCCATTAACTTTAAAGATAATTATTATGTGTGCAACTGGAATTGGTACTTCAGAATTATTGCGAATAAAGGTAAAAAAAGCTTTTCCTAATCTTGACATTTTAGATGTTACGTCAAGTAATAACTACAAATATGATTTTAGTAAAGTTGATTTGTTGATTTCTACAGTCAAAGTGTCAGATAAGATAAAAATTCCTAAGGTAATTGTGAGTGCATTATTTACTAAAAAGGATCAGCGAATAGTTCAAGAAAAAATTGATCAGTTAATGAAGGCAAAATAA
- the eno gene encoding phosphopyruvate hydratase, translating to MLKSVIENVHALEIYDSRGNPTVEAFVTLSNGIVGKAEVPSGASTGENEAVELRDGGSRVGGKGVSKAVNNVNTKIAEALKGLDPHDQANIDRVMIELDGTPNKATLGANAILGVSMATAVAAAKDSHQPLYRYLGGTDLEMPQTFHNVINGGEHADNGIDVQEFMITPVKKTSFRDGFEKIVNTYHTLKKVLEDMGYETGLGDEGGFAPNMKSSEEALKALHEAIIKAGYKPGEDIAIACDCAASYFYNKEDKKYHFEGKVLDDQELSDYYDKLLGEFPELISIEDPYDENDVDGMIKFTETHKDRIQIVLDDFICTNPKLLTKAIKEGAGNASLIKLNQIGTVTETLETIRLSRKNGYNTMISHRSGETGDTFIADFAVAVNGGQLKTGAPARSERVEKYNRLLEIEEELGEGERLAFFPDSVDKD from the coding sequence ATGTTAAAATCAGTCATTGAAAATGTTCATGCACTGGAAATCTACGATTCACGTGGTAACCCAACTGTTGAGGCTTTTGTTACCCTTTCAAACGGTATCGTAGGAAAGGCTGAAGTTCCATCAGGTGCTTCAACTGGTGAAAATGAAGCCGTTGAATTGCGTGACGGTGGCAGTCGTGTTGGTGGTAAAGGTGTTTCTAAGGCTGTTAACAATGTTAACACTAAAATTGCTGAAGCCTTAAAGGGCTTAGATCCTCACGACCAAGCAAATATTGATCGCGTTATGATCGAATTAGACGGTACACCAAACAAGGCTACTCTTGGTGCTAATGCTATCTTAGGTGTCTCAATGGCTACTGCTGTTGCTGCTGCTAAAGACAGCCATCAACCACTTTACAGATACCTTGGCGGAACTGATCTTGAAATGCCACAAACATTCCATAACGTTATTAACGGTGGTGAACATGCTGACAACGGTATCGATGTTCAAGAATTCATGATTACCCCAGTTAAGAAGACTTCATTCCGTGATGGTTTTGAAAAGATTGTTAATACTTACCACACTTTGAAGAAAGTTCTTGAAGACATGGGTTACGAAACTGGCCTCGGTGACGAAGGTGGTTTTGCTCCTAACATGAAGAGTTCAGAAGAAGCTTTGAAGGCTTTACACGAAGCAATCATTAAGGCTGGTTACAAACCAGGCGAAGATATTGCTATCGCTTGTGACTGTGCTGCTTCATACTTCTACAATAAAGAAGACAAGAAGTACCACTTTGAAGGTAAAGTTCTTGATGATCAAGAATTGTCAGATTACTACGACAAGTTGCTTGGTGAATTCCCAGAATTAATCTCAATCGAAGACCCATACGACGAAAACGACGTTGACGGTATGATTAAGTTTACTGAAACTCACAAGGACAGAATTCAAATTGTTTTAGATGACTTTATTTGTACTAACCCTAAGCTTTTAACTAAGGCTATCAAGGAAGGTGCTGGTAATGCTTCATTAATCAAGTTGAACCAAATCGGTACTGTAACTGAAACTTTGGAAACTATTCGTCTTTCACGTAAGAATGGTTACAACACTATGATTTCTCACCGTTCAGGTGAAACTGGTGACACCTTCATCGCTGACTTTGCTGTTGCTGTTAACGGTGGTCAATTGAAGACTGGTGCTCCAGCTCGTTCAGAACGTGTTGAAAAGTACAACCGTTTGCTTGAAATCGAAGAAGAACTTGGTGAAGGTGAACGACTTGCCTTCTTCCCAGACAGCGTTGACAAAGACTAA
- the deoC gene encoding deoxyribose-phosphate aldolase, which produces MKYTIDDFARLIDHTNLHPYATQEDMKKLCDEAKKYHFKMVAINQVQSEYCAKQLAGTDIDTGAAISFPLGQTTVASKVFDTKNAIENGANEIDYVVNLTKVRDHDWDYIEDEMKQIVAACHEKNIPCKVIFETCFLTKDEIKQLALIAKKVEPDFVKTSTGFGTAGAKVEDVKLMKENVGPNVKVKAAGGIRNTDDFLAMIAAGAQRIGTSSGVKIIETLKKRFEDDNITSLDI; this is translated from the coding sequence ATGAAATATACAATTGATGACTTTGCCCGCTTAATTGACCATACGAATTTACATCCGTACGCAACTCAAGAAGATATGAAAAAACTCTGTGACGAAGCAAAAAAGTATCATTTTAAGATGGTAGCAATTAATCAAGTTCAATCAGAATATTGTGCTAAGCAACTTGCGGGAACAGACATTGATACTGGAGCAGCAATTAGTTTCCCTTTAGGACAAACAACTGTTGCTTCAAAGGTTTTTGATACTAAAAATGCAATCGAAAATGGTGCTAACGAAATTGATTACGTAGTAAATTTAACCAAAGTACGTGACCATGATTGGGACTACATTGAAGACGAAATGAAGCAAATTGTTGCTGCATGCCATGAAAAGAATATTCCGTGCAAAGTAATCTTTGAAACTTGCTTTCTTACCAAAGATGAAATTAAGCAATTAGCTCTAATTGCTAAAAAAGTTGAACCTGACTTTGTTAAGACTTCGACCGGCTTTGGGACTGCTGGTGCTAAAGTTGAAGATGTTAAGTTAATGAAGGAAAATGTTGGCCCTAATGTCAAAGTTAAGGCAGCTGGTGGTATTCGCAACACCGATGACTTTTTAGCAATGATTGCCGCAGGTGCACAGAGAATTGGGACTAGCTCTGGTGTGAAAATTATTGAAACTTTGAAGAAGCGCTTTGAAGATGACAACATTACTTCGCTAGATATTTAA
- a CDS encoding PTS transporter subunit IIC gives MAGLASQINSVIQYILGMGAIVMLPIILFIVGLCFRMKPSEAFKSALTVGVGFVGIFAIFGILTNNVGPAAQAMVKHTGINLPAADLGWPALSAITWGLPIAPFVIPMTIVINIIMLIIGQTRTVDVDMWNYWHFALAGTLVYYITDNFLLGLVAAALITIIVFKLADWAAPMGEKYFGLEGISLPTVSSITFWPIGLIGNWLLDKIPGINKIKIDPKSIQKKFGVFGEPMMIGLILGILLGLLAGYDVKGLLNIGVNLAAVMLLLPRMTRVLLEGLMPISQSVQEFLTKKFPNRKDLFIGLDIAVAIGNSSIISTALLLTPIAVALAFILPGNHTLPLADLANLAVFASMIVLACKGNIFRALIISIPCIIGDLYISTAMASTITKMARNVAYKGAMHSVVTSFLDGGNPLRYWIVKIFQLDPIALVLILIVGGLVWWIYRATKKDVLSANE, from the coding sequence ATGGCTGGTTTAGCTTCACAAATAAATAGTGTTATCCAGTATATCTTAGGGATGGGCGCTATTGTAATGTTACCAATAATTTTGTTCATAGTAGGTTTATGCTTCAGAATGAAACCTTCGGAAGCATTTAAATCAGCTTTGACAGTTGGAGTTGGATTTGTTGGTATTTTTGCAATCTTTGGAATTCTGACAAATAACGTTGGACCTGCTGCTCAGGCAATGGTTAAGCATACAGGAATTAATTTACCTGCAGCTGATCTCGGTTGGCCGGCATTATCAGCAATAACTTGGGGCTTACCTATCGCTCCGTTTGTAATCCCAATGACAATCGTAATTAATATAATTATGCTAATCATCGGTCAAACAAGAACAGTTGATGTTGATATGTGGAATTATTGGCATTTTGCTTTAGCTGGAACTTTAGTTTATTACATTACTGATAATTTCCTTTTAGGTCTTGTTGCAGCTGCCTTGATCACAATTATTGTTTTCAAATTAGCTGATTGGGCTGCTCCGATGGGTGAAAAATATTTTGGCTTGGAAGGAATTTCTTTACCCACGGTATCCTCAATTACTTTTTGGCCAATTGGGTTAATTGGTAATTGGCTTCTTGATAAAATTCCTGGAATAAATAAAATTAAAATTGATCCTAAATCAATTCAGAAAAAATTTGGCGTTTTTGGTGAACCAATGATGATTGGTCTTATTTTAGGAATTCTTCTAGGGTTGCTTGCTGGTTATGATGTTAAAGGTTTACTTAATATTGGTGTTAATTTAGCAGCAGTAATGCTTTTGCTTCCAAGAATGACTAGGGTTCTTCTAGAAGGATTAATGCCAATTTCACAATCTGTACAAGAATTTTTAACTAAAAAGTTTCCAAATCGAAAAGATTTGTTTATCGGATTGGATATTGCAGTAGCAATTGGTAACTCATCAATCATTTCAACAGCTTTATTGCTTACGCCGATTGCGGTTGCTTTGGCCTTTATTTTACCGGGTAATCATACATTGCCGCTGGCTGACTTGGCTAACTTAGCCGTGTTTGCTTCAATGATTGTTCTTGCATGTAAGGGTAATATTTTTAGAGCATTGATTATTTCTATTCCATGTATAATAGGCGATCTTTATATTTCAACAGCAATGGCTTCAACTATTACCAAAATGGCAAGAAATGTTGCATACAAGGGGGCAATGCATTCCGTTGTTACTAGTTTTCTAGATGGTGGTAATCCACTAAGATATTGGATTGTAAAAATATTCCAGTTAGATCCAATTGCATTAGTACTTATTTTGATAGTAGGTGGATTAGTTTGGTGGATTTATCGTGCTACAAAGAAGGACGTGCTAAGTGCAAACGAATAA
- a CDS encoding PTS sugar transporter subunit IIA: MNLEQAKTVFDDDQIEFFDNKVDFDTVIKILSKKLSEKKLVKQEFSKNVIEREKKFPTGLPTKPIGVSIPHTDAKWTKQNAISVAILQQPIEQVVMGTTDEKIEVSIVFLLALSQSNKQLNILSKLMTVFQNNQNLKQIKNGTKTEIREIIQKAIWEE, from the coding sequence ATGAATCTTGAACAAGCAAAAACAGTTTTTGACGATGATCAAATTGAATTTTTTGATAATAAGGTGGATTTTGATACTGTAATCAAAATTTTATCAAAAAAATTAAGTGAAAAAAAGTTGGTTAAACAAGAGTTTTCTAAAAATGTTATTGAAAGGGAAAAGAAATTTCCTACCGGATTGCCTACAAAGCCAATTGGTGTTTCGATTCCCCATACAGATGCAAAGTGGACAAAGCAAAATGCCATTTCGGTCGCTATTCTGCAACAACCGATTGAACAAGTTGTAATGGGAACCACCGATGAAAAGATAGAGGTATCAATAGTTTTTTTATTAGCATTGAGTCAATCAAATAAACAGTTAAATATTTTATCAAAACTTATGACTGTTTTTCAGAACAATCAAAATTTAAAACAAATAAAAAATGGAACAAAGACAGAAATTAGAGAAATAATTCAAAAAGCAATTTGGGAGGAATAA
- a CDS encoding GntR family transcriptional regulator — protein MTKSGQPKYKLIEDDLLKKIQTGVYKQNTLIPREVELAENYHVSRPTVRQAISKLVNKGYLERRRKRGTIVRQAKIEQEFTHVIESYSTEMNTKGIYPKTNLLYFQVQQANSEVSENLKIPLNAPVFKLTRLRYADQKPIVLVTTYVPEERVPELINYDFVKDSLYSTLEKYQLKVTHVIRKLEVLEADETTANLLNIPNNKPIFYFHTQGLTSDEKPIEYSIAKYRGDLNSFIIDVRR, from the coding sequence GTGACAAAATCAGGACAACCTAAATATAAATTAATTGAAGATGATCTACTAAAGAAAATACAAACTGGTGTCTACAAACAAAACACACTAATTCCGCGAGAAGTAGAACTTGCAGAAAACTATCATGTCAGTCGACCGACCGTACGGCAAGCAATTTCTAAGCTAGTCAACAAAGGCTATTTAGAACGTCGACGCAAGCGCGGAACAATTGTTAGGCAAGCAAAAATCGAGCAGGAATTTACGCACGTAATCGAAAGTTACAGCACAGAAATGAATACAAAAGGTATTTATCCTAAGACAAACCTGCTTTACTTTCAAGTCCAACAAGCTAACTCCGAAGTAAGTGAGAATTTAAAAATTCCGTTGAATGCACCCGTTTTTAAGCTGACACGATTACGTTATGCTGACCAGAAGCCAATTGTTTTAGTTACTACCTATGTTCCAGAAGAAAGAGTGCCCGAGTTAATTAACTACGACTTTGTTAAGGATTCTCTATACAGCACTTTGGAAAAGTATCAATTAAAAGTAACGCACGTTATCAGGAAGTTGGAAGTTTTAGAAGCCGATGAAACTACGGCCAATCTACTTAATATTCCGAATAACAAGCCAATCTTCTATTTTCATACCCAAGGACTTACCAGTGACGAAAAGCCAATTGAATATTCAATTGCCAAGTATCGCGGTGACCTTAATTCATTCATCATCGATGTTCGCAGATAA
- a CDS encoding class II aldolase — translation MPLINGFKLLDIIKERHVCAGAYNTTDLITTMGILDAVEQSKVPAFIQIAPTNIPLSGYGYIYDMVKRYADKMETPVTLHLDHGKDFQNIKDACQAGFGSVMTDNAQYDYDENVKHTRQAVEFAESYGIPVEAELGAIAGKEDDYVNPDNKYTNPDQVLDFVKKTGVNLLAVAVGNVHGLNLDPNINFDLLKKIQKICPVPLVLHGASGIPDEQINQMVNYGVVKINVASDLRKAYIQTIGKDYEQENNRFDLINVTLDARKAIKDVVYHKINVMNKLAPVDIY, via the coding sequence ATGCCATTAATAAACGGTTTTAAACTATTAGATATTATAAAGGAACGTCATGTTTGTGCAGGAGCATATAATACAACCGATTTGATTACTACAATGGGAATTCTCGATGCAGTTGAACAAAGTAAGGTACCTGCATTTATCCAAATTGCTCCTACAAATATTCCATTATCGGGGTATGGCTATATATATGATATGGTGAAACGCTATGCCGATAAAATGGAAACACCTGTAACATTACATCTCGACCATGGAAAAGATTTTCAAAACATAAAAGATGCGTGTCAAGCAGGCTTTGGTTCTGTAATGACGGATAATGCTCAATATGATTATGATGAAAATGTCAAGCATACACGACAAGCTGTAGAGTTTGCTGAAAGTTATGGCATACCTGTTGAAGCCGAATTGGGAGCAATTGCCGGTAAGGAAGATGATTATGTTAATCCCGATAATAAATATACAAATCCTGATCAGGTACTAGATTTCGTGAAAAAAACAGGGGTTAATTTATTAGCTGTAGCTGTAGGAAATGTTCATGGCTTAAATTTAGATCCTAATATTAATTTTGATTTGTTAAAAAAGATTCAAAAAATTTGTCCTGTACCATTAGTCTTACATGGAGCATCAGGAATACCAGACGAGCAAATTAATCAAATGGTAAATTACGGTGTTGTTAAAATTAATGTTGCAAGTGATCTTCGTAAAGCTTACATCCAAACTATAGGTAAAGATTACGAACAAGAAAATAATCGCTTTGATTTGATCAATGTAACATTGGATGCACGAAAAGCAATTAAAGATGTCGTCTATCACAAAATTAATGTGATGAATAAATTGGCTCCAGTTGATATTTATTAG